Proteins encoded in a region of the Hymenobacter sp. DG25B genome:
- the tal gene encoding transaldolase, whose translation MSSSVNPLVAIHSFGQSIWLDYIRRNILHNGELQRLIEEDGLRGVTSNPAIFEKAIAGSDDYADDIRQLARQGLTAEQIYAQLAVADVQQACDLLRPLYDQPNSGGDGYVSLEVSPELINDTEGTVTEGLQFWHAVNRPNVMIKVPATRAGLPAIRRLIAAGVNVNVTLIFRVDRYREVAEAFLAGLEDRVKADLPVTRLDSVASFFLSRIDVLIDPQLQKLAAAGGEQAGLAASLVGEVAIASARQAYQIYQEIFAGPRWERLRKLGAQPQRLLWASTGNKNPKYDDLKYVEALIGPNTVNTIPVETLDLYRAKGRPAGRLSEGADKQVLARLPELGLDLTALTNQLEEEGARKFSEPFAKLLAVLEQKRQEALAATTA comes from the coding sequence ATGAGCTCATCGGTTAATCCCCTGGTTGCTATTCATTCATTTGGCCAAAGCATCTGGCTGGACTATATCCGCCGCAACATCCTGCATAACGGGGAGCTGCAGCGCCTGATTGAGGAAGATGGCCTGCGGGGCGTGACATCCAACCCAGCCATTTTTGAAAAAGCCATTGCCGGCAGTGATGACTACGCCGACGACATCCGTCAGCTGGCCCGGCAGGGCCTCACGGCCGAGCAGATTTATGCGCAACTGGCGGTGGCGGATGTGCAGCAGGCCTGTGACCTATTGCGCCCGCTATATGATCAGCCCAATAGTGGGGGCGACGGCTACGTCAGCCTGGAAGTATCGCCGGAGCTTATTAACGACACCGAAGGCACCGTAACCGAGGGCTTGCAGTTCTGGCACGCGGTAAACCGCCCCAACGTCATGATTAAGGTGCCGGCCACGCGGGCTGGCCTGCCCGCCATTCGCCGCCTGATTGCGGCCGGCGTCAACGTCAACGTCACCCTGATTTTCAGGGTGGACCGCTACCGGGAAGTGGCTGAGGCTTTCCTGGCTGGCCTGGAAGACCGGGTGAAAGCCGACCTGCCCGTGACCCGGCTGGATTCGGTGGCCAGCTTTTTTCTGAGCCGAATTGACGTGCTGATTGACCCGCAGCTGCAAAAGTTAGCTGCAGCCGGGGGCGAGCAAGCCGGGCTGGCTGCCTCCCTGGTGGGCGAAGTGGCCATTGCCAGCGCCCGGCAGGCTTATCAGATATACCAGGAGATTTTCGCCGGCCCCCGCTGGGAAAGGTTGCGTAAGCTGGGTGCCCAGCCCCAGCGCCTGCTTTGGGCCAGCACCGGCAACAAGAACCCCAAGTACGACGACCTGAAATACGTGGAAGCCCTGATTGGGCCGAACACGGTGAACACCATTCCGGTGGAAACCCTGGACCTGTATCGCGCCAAAGGCCGGCCGGCCGGCCGTTTATCTGAGGGCGCCGATAAGCAGGTCCTGGCTCGCCTGCCCGAGCTGGGCTTGGACCTGACTGCGCTGACCAATCAGCTGGAAGAGGAAGGGGCCCGCAAGTTCTCGGAACCATTTGCCAAGCTCCTGGCCG
- the tkt gene encoding transketolase, which translates to MVQAANSGHPGLPLGAAPMAYVLFSRFLRFNPQDPGWPNRDRFVLSAGHGSALLYSLLHLYGYDLSLDDLKAFRHLHSKTPGHPESHLTPGVEVTTGPLGQGFANGVGMAMAEAHLAAVYNKPGHTLMDHYTYAIVSDGDLMEGIAAEAASLAGHLKLGKLIYLYDDNDICLDGPTSLSYTEDALARFEAYGWHTQRVTDGNDLDAIEAAIRAAQQETGRPSLISVKTIIGYGSPQEGTSKVHGSPLGAENLKKAKEFFGFDPEATFIVPEEVRTHLAEAGQRGARLQEEWQQTTEAYQQEYRAGWDLFRASFAGELPAGWDASLPVFTAADGALATRQASGKALNALKKSVPFLFGGSADLASSNEMPTSGDLSFQPGAYEHSNIWFGVREHAMGGAMNGMAHHGGVRTYGGTFLTFSDYMRGAIRLTALAESNATFVFTHDSIGLGEDGPTHQPVEQVAALRTIPNIVVLRPADANETVESWRVAMTTPESPVVLILSRQKLPVLDQSQYGSAREGVAKGAYILREAEGGQPHLLLLATGSEVSLALQAQDVLQQQGVPTRVVSMPSWELFEKQDKAYQQQVLPPSVRQRVAIEAGSPMGWHKYATDEGTVIAMNRFGESGPGEAVMELFGFSVDNVVKQAQLVLQHLPAAIEPKEVLS; encoded by the coding sequence ATGGTGCAGGCGGCTAACTCCGGTCATCCCGGCCTGCCGTTAGGCGCGGCGCCTATGGCCTACGTGCTATTCTCCCGATTTCTGCGCTTTAACCCCCAGGACCCCGGGTGGCCCAACCGGGACCGGTTTGTATTGTCCGCCGGGCACGGCTCTGCGCTGCTTTACAGCCTGCTGCACTTGTATGGCTATGATCTTTCCCTGGATGATCTGAAGGCATTCCGCCACCTGCACTCTAAAACACCCGGTCACCCCGAGTCGCACCTGACTCCGGGCGTGGAGGTTACCACCGGGCCTTTGGGACAGGGCTTTGCCAACGGGGTGGGCATGGCCATGGCGGAGGCTCACCTGGCGGCCGTGTACAATAAGCCCGGCCACACGCTGATGGATCATTACACCTATGCCATTGTCAGCGACGGGGACCTGATGGAAGGTATTGCCGCCGAAGCCGCTTCCCTGGCCGGCCATTTAAAGCTGGGCAAGCTCATTTACCTCTACGACGACAACGACATCTGCCTAGATGGGCCTACCAGCCTCTCCTACACCGAGGATGCCCTGGCCCGCTTCGAGGCCTACGGCTGGCACACCCAGCGCGTCACGGACGGCAACGACCTGGACGCTATTGAAGCCGCCATCCGGGCGGCCCAGCAGGAAACGGGCCGGCCTTCTCTGATTTCCGTGAAAACCATCATCGGGTATGGCTCCCCGCAGGAAGGCACCAGCAAAGTGCACGGCTCGCCCCTGGGCGCGGAAAACCTGAAGAAAGCCAAGGAATTTTTCGGGTTCGACCCGGAAGCAACGTTTATAGTGCCTGAAGAAGTGCGCACCCACCTGGCCGAGGCCGGGCAGCGGGGCGCCCGCCTGCAGGAAGAGTGGCAGCAGACAACAGAAGCGTACCAGCAGGAGTACCGGGCGGGGTGGGACCTATTCAGGGCTTCGTTTGCGGGAGAGCTCCCCGCAGGCTGGGACGCTTCGCTGCCAGTCTTTACCGCCGCCGATGGGGCCCTGGCCACCCGGCAGGCTTCCGGCAAGGCATTAAATGCCCTCAAGAAAAGCGTACCCTTCCTGTTCGGGGGCTCCGCCGACCTGGCCAGCTCCAACGAAATGCCCACCAGCGGGGATCTGAGCTTCCAGCCCGGGGCCTATGAGCATTCCAACATCTGGTTTGGGGTGCGGGAGCACGCCATGGGCGGGGCCATGAACGGCATGGCTCACCACGGGGGCGTGCGCACCTACGGGGGCACCTTCCTAACTTTCTCCGACTATATGCGCGGCGCCATCCGCCTCACGGCCCTGGCCGAGTCAAACGCCACCTTCGTGTTCACCCACGACAGCATCGGCCTGGGTGAAGACGGTCCTACCCACCAGCCGGTGGAGCAGGTGGCGGCCCTGCGAACCATTCCCAATATTGTAGTGCTGCGCCCCGCCGATGCCAACGAAACAGTGGAGTCCTGGCGCGTGGCCATGACTACGCCCGAGTCGCCGGTGGTGCTGATTCTTTCCCGCCAGAAGCTGCCGGTGCTGGACCAGAGTCAGTATGGCTCAGCCCGGGAAGGCGTGGCGAAGGGTGCTTATATTCTTCGCGAGGCTGAGGGCGGCCAGCCTCACTTGTTGCTGCTGGCCACGGGCTCGGAGGTTTCATTGGCCCTGCAAGCGCAGGACGTCTTGCAACAGCAGGGCGTGCCTACCCGGGTAGTGAGCATGCCTTCCTGGGAGCTGTTCGAAAAGCAGGACAAGGCCTACCAGCAGCAGGTGCTCCCCCCCAGCGTGCGCCAGCGGGTGGCTATTGAGGCCGGCTCGCCCATGGGCTGGCACAAGTACGCCACCGATGAGGGCACTGTCATTGCCATGAACCGCTTCGGGGAGTCAGGCCCGGGCGAGGCAGTCATGGAGCTGTTCGGCTTCTCCGTGGACAACGTGGTTAAGCAGGCTCAGTTGGTACTGCAGCATCTGCCCGCGGCTATTGAGCCCAAAGAGGTGCTTTCTTAA
- a CDS encoding family 43 glycosylhydrolase, whose protein sequence is MFTSFDYCCRGPQSTYKIMVGRSKNVTGPYVDREGVALEQGGGTQVLAGDKNWFGLGHNSVYTFDKQDYLVFHGYDAADQGRSKLRLEKLSWDAAGWPLVQP, encoded by the coding sequence TTGTTTACTTCTTTCGATTACTGCTGCCGCGGCCCTCAGAGCACTTATAAAATCATGGTGGGGCGCTCTAAAAACGTTACGGGTCCCTACGTAGACCGGGAAGGCGTAGCCCTGGAACAAGGCGGCGGCACGCAGGTGCTGGCCGGCGACAAAAACTGGTTTGGCCTGGGACATAACTCGGTATATACCTTCGATAAGCAGGATTATCTGGTTTTCCACGGCTACGATGCTGCTGACCAGGGCCGCTCCAAGCTTCGCCTGGAGAAGCTCAGTTGGGATGCCGCCGGCTGGCCCCTTGTGCAGCCGTAA
- a CDS encoding family 43 glycosylhydrolase — protein sequence MAQQNGTYFMFCTGPGIAVWSSKDRKNWRPEKPIFAAAPQWATKAVPGFTRNHIWAPDISFHNGVYYLFYSISAFGKNTSCIGLATNKTLDPRAKDFKWVDQGMVVQSVPGRDMWNAIDPNLIRDEAGTPWLSFGSFWDGIKLVQLRPDLQAPAQPEQWRTLARRPRNPS from the coding sequence ATGGCTCAGCAGAATGGCACCTACTTCATGTTCTGCACCGGGCCCGGTATTGCAGTATGGTCTTCCAAAGACCGGAAAAACTGGCGGCCGGAAAAGCCCATCTTCGCCGCAGCCCCGCAGTGGGCCACCAAGGCTGTGCCGGGCTTCACAAGAAACCACATCTGGGCCCCTGATATTTCCTTTCATAACGGGGTATATTACCTGTTCTATTCCATATCCGCTTTCGGGAAAAACACCTCCTGCATCGGGCTGGCCACCAATAAAACCCTGGACCCCAGGGCCAAGGACTTCAAGTGGGTAGACCAGGGAATGGTGGTGCAGTCGGTGCCCGGCCGGGATATGTGGAATGCCATTGACCCCAACCTGATCCGGGATGAGGCCGGTACGCCCTGGCTTTCCTTTGGCTCGTTCTGGGATGGCATCAAGCTGGTGCAGCTGCGCCCGGACCTGCAAGCCCCCGCCCAGCCCGAGCAGTGGCGCACGCTGGCCCGCCGCCCCCGTAACCCCAGCTGA
- a CDS encoding glycoside hydrolase family 43 protein, protein MKLKNLLLPAANLFLSSVLALTTGCAVAQTTAVPVAGNPIIKDKYTADPAAMVHNGTVYLYAGHDEAPARQERYVMNEWLCYSSTDMVNWKEHPSPLNVRAFAWAKADAWASQVIERNGKFYWYVAVEHGSIPGKSIGVAVSDSPTGPFKDARGSALITNNMTESPISWDDIDPTVFVDDKGQAYLYWGNTNCYWAMLKPNMTELDGPINKVSNLPNFTEAPWIHKNKGWYYLSYAYQFPEKIAYAMSRSIEGPWEFKGILNEVAGNSNTNHQAIIEFKGQSYFIYHNGSIPTDGGSFRRSVCIDYLYYNKDGTMKRVVMTTEGVKPAK, encoded by the coding sequence ATGAAGTTGAAAAACCTGCTTTTGCCCGCTGCGAACCTTTTCCTGAGTAGTGTATTGGCCTTGACAACGGGTTGCGCGGTAGCTCAGACGACGGCAGTGCCGGTGGCTGGCAACCCCATCATCAAGGATAAGTACACGGCAGACCCGGCGGCTATGGTCCACAACGGCACGGTGTACCTCTACGCCGGCCACGATGAGGCCCCCGCCCGCCAGGAGCGCTACGTGATGAACGAGTGGCTGTGCTACTCCTCCACCGACATGGTGAACTGGAAAGAGCACCCCTCCCCGCTTAATGTAAGGGCCTTTGCCTGGGCCAAGGCCGATGCCTGGGCTTCGCAGGTGATAGAGCGCAACGGCAAGTTCTACTGGTACGTGGCCGTGGAGCACGGTTCCATTCCGGGTAAAAGCATCGGGGTGGCGGTGTCCGACAGCCCGACCGGCCCCTTTAAGGATGCCCGGGGCTCTGCATTGATCACCAATAATATGACGGAGAGTCCCATATCCTGGGATGACATTGACCCGACCGTTTTTGTGGACGATAAGGGGCAGGCCTACCTGTATTGGGGCAACACGAACTGTTACTGGGCCATGCTGAAGCCCAACATGACGGAGCTGGACGGCCCCATCAACAAGGTTTCCAACCTGCCCAACTTCACGGAGGCCCCCTGGATTCACAAAAACAAGGGGTGGTACTACCTGAGCTACGCCTACCAGTTCCCCGAGAAGATTGCCTACGCCATGAGCCGCAGCATCGAAGGGCCCTGGGAGTTTAAGGGCATTCTCAATGAAGTTGCCGGTAACTCCAATACCAATCACCAGGCCATTATTGAGTTTAAGGGGCAGAGCTATTTCATCTACCACAACGGCAGCATCCCCACCGACGGGGGCTCCTTCCGCCGCTCGGTGTGCATCGACTACCTGTACTACAACAAGGATGGCACGATGAAGCGCGTAGTCATGACCACGGAAGGTGTGAAGCCGGCTAAGTAA
- a CDS encoding alpha-L-arabinofuranosidase C-terminal domain-containing protein codes for MKAVKAKYPTINIVSSAGPAPDGPLFDMATKRLRELKAEVIDEHYYAKPEWFRQNVGRYDNYPTTGSKIFAGEYAAQTVAIGSPDNKNSWDAAISEAAFMTGLERNADKVIMASYAPLFAHVEAWQWTPDMIWFDNLKSYGTPNYYVQKMYSTNPGTTMLPVQRGDNAKNGQDNLFSSAVADDKTGEIIVKLVNYSTEARPVTINLQGVKKLGKAGRAIVLASNDLNAVNSLEQPMNVAPKEEKFKVSSANVSYTLAPNSFTVLRIPGKR; via the coding sequence ATGAAGGCCGTGAAAGCCAAGTACCCCACCATCAACATTGTGTCCAGCGCCGGCCCCGCGCCCGATGGGCCTTTGTTCGACATGGCCACCAAGCGCCTGCGCGAGCTAAAGGCCGAGGTAATTGACGAGCACTACTACGCCAAGCCGGAGTGGTTCCGCCAGAACGTGGGCCGCTATGACAACTACCCCACCACCGGCTCCAAGATCTTTGCCGGCGAGTACGCTGCCCAAACGGTAGCCATCGGCTCCCCCGACAACAAGAACAGCTGGGATGCGGCCATTTCCGAAGCCGCCTTTATGACCGGCCTGGAGCGCAACGCCGACAAGGTGATTATGGCGTCCTACGCCCCCCTGTTTGCCCACGTGGAGGCCTGGCAGTGGACCCCGGATATGATTTGGTTTGACAACCTGAAGTCCTACGGCACGCCCAACTACTACGTGCAGAAGATGTACTCCACCAACCCCGGCACCACCATGCTGCCGGTGCAGCGCGGCGACAACGCCAAAAATGGCCAGGACAACCTGTTCAGCAGCGCCGTGGCCGACGATAAAACCGGCGAAATCATTGTGAAGCTGGTGAACTACTCCACCGAAGCCCGCCCGGTTACCATCAATCTGCAGGGCGTGAAAAAGCTGGGCAAAGCCGGCAGGGCCATTGTGCTGGCCAGCAACGACCTGAACGCGGTGAACAGCCTGGAGCAGCCCATGAATGTGGCCCCCAAGGAGGAGAAGTTCAAGGTGTCCTCGGCTAACGTGTCCTACACGCTGGCCCCCAATTCCTTCACCGTGCTGCGGATTCCCGGCAAGCGCTAA
- a CDS encoding carbohydrate binding domain-containing protein, whose amino-acid sequence MMPPSSPTRFALLAGSLALCSPFVYSPALSQSKNAANTITVQVNKPGAPIAKTMYGLFFEDINFAADGGLYPELVKNKSFELDEHLLGWRGINGAAALSTYTVSSQEPISNANRHFLRMTAATASPDAGFVNEGFRGMGVKEGGEYTFSVYLRKGPGSVSGLNVTLEEEGQRGPGPEAAVSGRVLAQTKITGLTGEWKKYTAVLKSAGTAPKPA is encoded by the coding sequence ATGATGCCCCCATCCTCTCCCACCCGATTTGCCCTGCTGGCCGGCAGCCTGGCTTTGTGCAGCCCGTTTGTTTATTCCCCGGCCCTGTCCCAGTCCAAAAATGCCGCCAACACCATCACGGTTCAGGTAAACAAGCCCGGCGCACCCATCGCCAAAACCATGTACGGCCTCTTTTTCGAGGATATCAACTTCGCGGCGGATGGCGGTTTGTACCCGGAGCTGGTCAAGAACAAGTCGTTTGAGCTGGATGAGCACCTGCTGGGCTGGCGCGGTATTAACGGCGCCGCGGCCCTGTCTACCTACACCGTATCCAGCCAGGAGCCCATCAGCAATGCCAACCGCCACTTTCTGCGGATGACGGCGGCCACGGCCAGTCCGGATGCGGGCTTTGTAAATGAAGGTTTCCGCGGCATGGGCGTAAAGGAAGGGGGCGAGTACACCTTCTCCGTGTACCTGCGGAAAGGGCCCGGCAGCGTGAGCGGGCTGAACGTGACCCTGGAGGAAGAAGGCCAGCGCGGCCCCGGCCCGGAGGCGGCCGTCTCCGGCAGAGTACTGGCGCAAACCAAAATCACCGGCCTTACCGGGGAGTGGAAAAAATACACCGCCGTATTAAAGTCAGCGGGCACGGCCCCAAAGCCCGCCTGA
- a CDS encoding LacI family DNA-binding transcriptional regulator has translation MAPRKKQAPDLTSSNPVSMADLARELGVSMTTISRALSDHHSIGPAMKQKVLKLAKKYNYQPNRLASALRKGKSQLLGIVVPYIEGRFFPSVVHGIESAASKAGYNVIICQSNEDVAQERRNLDILLSAQVAGILVSLSRTTLDYRHFDKVRSRGMPLVFFDRVVEGDNVNAVILDDQEGGYVSTRHLISQGCRRIAHLAGPQHLNIYKNRRQGYFDALREAGLPEDESLVLYSDMGQEQGAEGLRQLLALPNPPDAVFAAGDYSALGAMQEAKRQGLRVPEDIAISGFSNEAFTVITEPTITTIDQRCEEMGQAAVRLLLEVIEADGRPFAPRQVALRPELLVRKSSVRQVEELVATSGVIPVTA, from the coding sequence ATGGCACCTCGAAAAAAACAAGCTCCGGACCTAACCTCCAGCAACCCAGTATCCATGGCCGACCTGGCCCGGGAGCTGGGCGTGTCCATGACCACCATTTCCCGGGCCCTGAGCGACCACCACAGCATTGGCCCGGCCATGAAGCAGAAAGTGCTCAAGCTGGCCAAGAAATACAACTACCAGCCCAACCGCCTGGCCTCCGCCCTGCGCAAAGGCAAAAGCCAGCTGCTGGGCATTGTGGTGCCATATATTGAGGGCCGGTTCTTTCCTTCGGTAGTGCACGGCATTGAGTCAGCCGCCAGCAAAGCGGGCTACAATGTTATCATCTGCCAGTCCAACGAGGACGTGGCCCAGGAGCGGCGCAACCTCGATATTCTGCTTAGCGCCCAGGTAGCCGGCATTCTGGTGTCGCTCTCCCGCACTACCCTGGATTACCGCCACTTTGATAAAGTGCGCAGCCGGGGCATGCCCCTGGTGTTTTTTGACCGGGTAGTGGAGGGCGACAATGTAAATGCCGTCATTCTCGATGACCAGGAAGGCGGCTACGTCTCCACGCGCCACCTGATCAGCCAGGGCTGCCGCCGCATTGCGCACCTGGCCGGACCCCAGCACCTGAACATCTACAAAAACCGTCGCCAGGGGTACTTCGACGCCCTGCGCGAAGCCGGCCTGCCCGAGGATGAAAGCCTGGTGCTTTACTCCGACATGGGGCAGGAGCAGGGTGCGGAAGGCCTGCGTCAGCTGCTGGCCCTGCCCAACCCGCCGGATGCGGTGTTTGCGGCCGGCGACTACAGTGCCCTGGGCGCCATGCAGGAAGCCAAGCGCCAGGGCCTGCGCGTGCCCGAGGACATTGCCATCAGCGGCTTCAGCAATGAGGCCTTCACCGTCATCACCGAGCCCACCATCACCACCATTGATCAGCGCTGCGAGGAAATGGGCCAGGCCGCCGTACGCCTGCTGCTGGAAGTAATTGAGGCCGATGGCCGCCCCTTCGCTCCCCGGCAGGTGGCCCTGCGGCCAGAGCTGCTGGTCCGCAAGTCATCGGTGCGGCAGGTGGAAGAGTTGGTGGCTACCTCCGGGGTAATCCCGGTAACCGCCTAA
- a CDS encoding 3'-5' exonuclease — protein MMAPGHLLFLDTETTGLPARWDRPYAEKQAWPYVAQLGWLIYTQEGELVKTTKAYLQIPPGSMPASATAIHGLSSEFMRVHGRDPKAVLRLLLQDLARYQPRVIGHFLQLDFHVLGAAFARADLGNPLPDLPQFCTMQPTWPSLQGEPQQRHLRLHELHELLFNEPMERLHDAFVDAQATARCFFELRRRGLISPELMENQPRLTTPTQQIKPHPFRWLFLLASAGSFPLVAWLVYG, from the coding sequence ATGATGGCGCCCGGGCACCTGCTTTTTCTGGACACGGAAACCACCGGGCTGCCCGCCCGCTGGGATCGGCCGTACGCGGAAAAGCAGGCCTGGCCGTATGTAGCCCAGCTGGGGTGGTTGATTTATACGCAGGAGGGCGAACTGGTCAAGACCACCAAGGCCTACCTGCAGATTCCGCCCGGCAGCATGCCGGCCTCCGCCACGGCCATTCATGGGCTGAGCTCCGAATTTATGCGGGTGCATGGCCGCGACCCCAAAGCCGTGCTGCGCCTGCTGCTGCAGGATTTAGCCAGGTATCAGCCCCGGGTGATTGGCCACTTCCTGCAGCTGGACTTTCACGTTTTGGGCGCAGCCTTTGCGCGGGCAGATCTGGGAAATCCTCTGCCGGATTTACCCCAGTTCTGCACGATGCAGCCCACCTGGCCTTCCCTGCAAGGCGAGCCCCAGCAGCGCCATCTGCGTCTGCATGAGCTACACGAGCTGCTCTTTAATGAGCCGATGGAGCGCCTGCATGATGCCTTTGTAGATGCTCAGGCCACCGCGCGCTGCTTTTTTGAACTGCGCCGCCGGGGGCTAATCTCCCCGGAGCTCATGGAGAACCAACCCCGGCTAACTACGCCTACCCAGCAAATCAAACCACACCCGTTCAGATGGCTGTTCCTGCTGGCGTCGGCTGGTAGCTTTCCGCTTGTAGCCTGGCTTGTATATGGATGA